The DNA region TATCACACTAAAACTTGCACGGATCTATGTACATTTTTCTAAATGTCATATCGCTTCCGTTGCATCCAATTCTGGAATTGACATTGCTGCTTGACGGTCCATAAGTTTCATGCCATCATCGCTATTAGTGTTGCTTAtctcttcatattcttcttcttcttgacggTTTAATTTTGGTAGCCTACAATTTCTTCTTTCTGTGTTGATCCAATCCCTGAATAAAACAGAAATCTCCAAGCTATCTTGTGCTAATGAATGTCTGTGGTCTCCGAGTTGAAATCATGCCGCACTAAAAGCTGCCTCCGAAGCTACTGATGATGATTGAATAgttaggatatctcgagccatttttTAGAGTAATGGAAATGACTTGCCACGCTCCCTTCACCATCCTAAAATATCTTCATTGTCGTCGTCGTCCACAATGATGCTTTCCAATCCCTGATTAAGATAAGATTTAAGATCACTTTCATTTTGAGTAGAAGCAATACCAAGCCATGCAACATCCATTGATTTATCAAATTTTCTATTACCAGATTTAGCCTTATTTTTTTTGTGAAGGACGTTGATTTCCACTTCTACTTTCCAAAGATTTATAATTATTATACATTATTTTAGCTTTTAATTCTATTCTATGTTTACACTCTTCAACATTTGGATGTTCGTTAGGAGGAATATCTAATTGCAAATAGATTTTGTCAACAAGTCCCTGAGCACCTCTTAATTTTAAAGACAGATCAAGTATACAGGCAATCAAATAAACATCGGGAATAagaaaaaatacttttcaaatttGAGAATCATTTCATCAACGGCTTCCTCATGTTCGTTTGATTATCTATATTCTGCCAATAGTTTTGTAAGCCCACAAATATAAAATAACATTTGTGCAATTGTAGGATAGTATTGACCGGAAAATGCTTTTGTTGCAAGAtaaaatttttttgaaaaaatacatAGCCCTTCAATTTCATTCCAGTCAATATCTTGTATTTGTTCATTCGGATGATAAAGACCATCTTTTACAACTAAATTAAAAACACGGCATGCACATCGGACATGAAAAATATCAAGGTTAATTGGGCAAATTCTTATAGCCATAAGTTCAGcactcttagtcatggaagaaGCATTTTCAAATGTAACAGTCAATACTTTGTCAAGAAGACCATATAATTTCAAAACGTCTAGAACATTTGTAGAAATATAAGAACCTATTTGTTTTATCCTCAACATATTTATAACCAAGTATACGCTTTTGCATATTCCAATTATGATCAATCCAATGTGCCGTAACAAATAAATAATCATTGCCATTAACATTGCGACATATATCAGAAGTGACAGACACTCTAGTATCTAAGTGATGGAACACACAACGCATATATTGACAATAATCactttgaaatttaaaaacgtcGGCTCTAACAGTGGATCTAGGAATACCTTGAAAAGTAGGGTTATACATAGCTCTAATATAATGCACAAAACAGGGGTTAGAAGGAAAACTAAAAGGCAAGCCATAAACCGCAACCATTTTAGCTAGTTCTTCACGATCTCTATCTTTATTATAAGCAATTGGAGTGACAACGCGGTTAGAAGGATTTAAAGTTTGTTGGACCATATTAGATCCCCCATCGGATCCACCGGGAGCGACACTACTAGCGCCGATCGGTGTGTTTTTAAGTCCGACTGCTAATCGAGCATCTAAGTATGGTTTTCCAACACATGTTCTCAAGTGTCTATCTAAACCACTAGTCCCACCCGCCCCTCCACCGCTACCGTATTTTTTAACTCCTTTACATTTGTGACAAGTAGCGTATTGTTTAGCTTCATCTAAAGTCATGAATTTCCATACGAGACTAGTTCTAGGATGTTGCGCCCTATTCGTACCCCGAGTAGGAGGTTTAGGGAGAAGACTAGCTCCAGACTGGGATGTAGTCCGAGTTGGAGCTTCGGTGACAGGATTAGTAGGTGTCTCATTTAAATCTAATtactctcctcctcctcctccttcctcttcctcttcctcttcctcttcctcttcctcttcttcttcttcttcttcttcttcttcttcttcttcttcttcttcttcttcttcttcttcttcttcttctaaattttcaaattcatcaaaatctaaattACCATAAGCTCTATCTAAGGTTTCATTTTGTAATTCTAAATCTTCTAGAATAGGAGGAAAACCGGGGGGAGAATTAAAATAAGTTTTATCAACATGAGTGAAATCATCTGTATTGTTTCTAAATTGAATTTTGGATTTACTAGAAGAACCACATTTACCCTTATTACTACGGCTAAAAGGGTTAGGGATATCAACAATTTTACCTACGACAGGGATCTTAATTTTTCTAGACATATTATCAaagtacaataaaataaaatatgaaaattaattgaaaaaaagacacaaataaaatgcaagaattaaataaattaaaggaTGGAACGAGTGTACCAAACGTCTGCATAAAAGCAGACGTAACTGTAAACGTTGAAATTGAAATTTTGTTACTTGAAGCTTGAAAGTTGCTCCAAAATTCAAATATTacccaataataataataataataataatgataataataataataataataataataataataatatttcacCAAATATTAGAGAGAGATATAATTGATAATaaatattagagagagagataATTGATGGATGATTTGTgtgaaaatgaataaaaatgaagaggtatttatagtttagaatttgaattaaaatgcaatttattaaactttggggggggggggggggtgtgattttttttttttttgggaaggaGACTCCAAACGGTCTGATTTTGGTCTCAGCTGTTGGAGTCTCAACGTTTACATTTCTTGGGAAGGCCGCCTTTAAAAGGTCTGTTCaactaataaaaaataaatcGGCGGGTTAGGACCGGTCAGCCGGTCCGGTATCGGGACTGACTGGGATTTTGCCGCCCTTCCATCCCACTACCCTTCCCCTTACTCCTTCTGCCCAATCCTCCTAAATTGATCGGGATGGGACCGGGACTGACCCGACCCCACTGACACCCTTAACTGATGGTAGTGTCAAGACATAATCTAGAGATATTGCTTTTGAGGGATTTCACAGATGATCAGGGAAAGTGGTTAATGCGATACTCTTTGCAAGCTGAAACTTAATTCACCTTgtatatacaatataattttttgCCGAAAAGGGTTCAAATCCCTCTTGGCCCTTACTGGCTCTGCCCCTGGTTGTGAACCAGTGAATTGTGAAGGAGTGACTCGTGAAGTGCCACCTGTCAATATACTAGCCTCATGTAACTTGTATTAGTTGTGTGAGCATAGTATTAAAACATTTTTTGTGCAGattacccttcaaaggcactggtctttaatttttgcccctcaaattgctggtctttaattttgtccttcgcttaataccatgaggtttAGTGTTCGAATCCCGACTtagtaaaaaaaaagtaaattttgCAAGGTAGAGTTTCGTAGCTAAATTAGGTCTATTTGGGCAAAAGCTaagccttaaggcatagttttgcAAAATTTAAACTgagtaaaaaatatttttttgccttaaggtagaaaaACTCTGCCTttcgaatccaaactctaccttgctattttttttgaaaaaaaatttaaCTGAGCGAGAATTCGAACCCGAAATCAAGAGATTTTTAACTGGGGATAACAATTAAAGAcaaccaatttgagggacaaaaattaaagaccgcccccGAATAAGGACAATGGTGCAAATTGCCCATGTAAAATTTCTACTAATAAGTTTTACTAACAAAATTCTACTAACAAGATGTGGCTATTTGAGTAAGTTTTACTAAAGAGACTTCATGGAACTAATAGATGTCGGCGGCCCAAACAAATCTTAACTTATAACGGGTCATTTGCAGTTTTGTCTCTATTTTGTGCTAGTCTTTAATATTTACTCTATAAGACAAATAATTATTTTTGTtgggcataaatttatatttttataataTTCTACAAGTTATGCAGAActtagagcctatttggatggacttataacttatattctataagtcaaaagccataagttaggaaatcttaacttatgacttttgacttatttttgttattttggctAATAAATAAGtgtttaaagtttttttttaatctttaccCAAACACTATAAAAATTACTACTATAATGCAATTGTGCCTTAAAAGTTAAAAGTACCTAAAATAAGCCTACCCAAACACACTCTTATGCCTACTAAACATAAGTTCAATtttaaagggtaaaaattaaTGGCTAGTCCATTGTAAGGATAAACCGTGCAATTAAATGATCCTCTAACTTCTACTCCtgccgtctcataataagtgtcactttaacCGAAAAAATTTATTTCATAATAAGTCTCACCTTAAAAAACTAAGACTTAAATTGATTAGTGTTtttcaattctacccttagacaataaaTTAACATCTAAATTATGATTAAAAAAGCCACATATAAACTTagtattgttggattcccaataTCAAAAAGTTCacttcttgtgcatgctctaatcaaaagataaaagtaatttatttttattatataggggtaatttgatAAACTTTATATTGTAttattattgatttcttaatatgtaTGTTTTTGGGTaatgtgacacttattatgggacggagggactAACTTCTAACGGAACAACTTGGACCGGCGGGAACCCAAACGGGTCAACCCGAAAAAAATGATCGGTATTCTTATTTCTTAGGAAAGAAGGAAACGGGGAAAGTGAGTAGAACAAGACTTGTTGAAAACGACCCTTCAATTTTGTGGACTCTCTTCTCTCATTGCATTTTTATTTATTGATTTTATCAACATTTCTTGCCCTACTTAAGTTGACAAATACAATGCACATGTACTACACCAGAAGTTTCTTATCATTATTCTAAACAAATTCCTATTTTACTAAAGTTTTAATTCTTGAAAATCTGTTGGATTATGGAGTTTTTGGGAAAGAAGGAGTAGGAAAATGATGATAACTTTTCAAGATCTTTTAAAGCAGAAATCTCCCCAGGTAAATATTATAAGTATAATTGCACTATGATTTTATTAGCTAGCCAATTGTATGAAGTTGGTaatttactccctccatcccaatttatgtggcactgttGGAATTTCGAGAGTCAATCAAATTTCTTTATATGACTTTTAAGTAGtttaagttgttaattattgtgatttatagtagtacttttagataatttccaaatatataaattttgttTCAAGAATTTAAAGCTTCTATGGCCAAATTCACGGTGGAACATTTAgaagtttgaatctcgaaattccaaccgtgccacataaattgggacagagggagtaacatGTTTGAGCTACAATTCTGTAAATGATTTCTTCCAATTCTATTGTTTTGATTCATTGGCTTTAGAGTTTGTACATAGTGATGATCAAGCAAGTGCATAACAATTAGAATGTGATCCTAGCTAATCACATAGGAAAAGTTCATTCTTAAAGTAAGGATTATGTAACTTTTTTCTTTATTTAGGAGTTCTAAGAGTAATTTGCTTGTTAATTTTGATGTATGTGTGTTTGTGTGTTCTTAATTATGTGCTTGACTTGATGTAGGCTATTTATTTTTTGCTGTTTTGATTTTTGATATGTAAGGCTTTTAGTGGAATGTTGATTTTTGTACTTAAGAAGAGCAATAATCCAAATTCTCCTCTAACTTTGCGAAATTAGCTGTACATTGCCCTCCAAATCCCTGTAGAGACAATAAACACAAGGTGATTTATTTCCGGTACCTGTGTTGGTGCGAAATAGGTAGCTAGTGAAATAGTTGAGGTGCACGCGAATTGGCCCGGACGCCACTCTTAATGAAAAAAGATGGTCATCCATTCCCTCCGTTTGAAATAATGGTTAAAGAAGGACCTAACCGTTATTCAAACATATCATATATGCCCTTCTTCCGAAAGAGCTCCAGCAGGTATATTTTTCTATCCTGACGATTTGAAATTGCTACATGAGACTAGTGGGGAAAACAAAGAGAAAATGTCCAGATTTGTCCTTGAACTCTGCGAAGTTAGTCATCAACTTTTCCGCATCTTACTTATGATCTTTATCTAAGAAGGGAACCACTACCACCATAACCGATAGCCAAGAAGAGTTTCCTGCACCCTCTTTAAAATTCTGAATGTTTTGCAAATGGACTGTACAAGTTGGACATCGCGGGTGGGTgagttttgggggggggggggtgtatgtGGGGATTCTCCTACATGCAAAAGCCACAGAAATTGCACGCCACTTCAAAAAAGAAATCATTCTTTTCAAGCCAATTTAAGAAGAAATTGTTTCAACAGTGGATGGTCACGGTTGACAGTTGAGTTCTTACCCCCTCTGTCCATCTTCTTCTGTATATGAATTCGGTTGTGATTTCTCCCAGAAATTATCGACAGTGTAGGAGGATCcaagacaagaaaaaagagaaacTTTGTCGTCGTTATGGGATCGTAGAGCCTTCAATCTGGATTGTGTTCAAACCTTGAGATTGAAGATGAATTTTTTCATGTGTTTTCAGAAAATGAGGTCTTGGTGCCGTGAGATGGAGGAAATGGGAAGACTATGATTGGGATGGAAGAGTATGAGGTGATGGAATAAGAGACGGGAGAGAATGAACTGTGATTTGAGAGAGGTTGTCCGAGTAGTGGAGTTGGTGAACAGAAAGGTGGAGGACGGCGGAAATGGTTGGTGGGAAGAAATCAGTTCACGTTGGatgatattttatttattaaaacgAGAGTTTTTTtcataaataaagaagaagagAGTTTTCGAACTTTGTTTGAATTTGCTCCATGCTCTCTGACTAATTATTACAATAGAGGCATGGATGACTACCTTCGCAGAGTCTAGGAGCAAATTTAGacttcttctcttttcttttttcacgTGTGCTGCTTGTGCCACAATTCGAAATAGTCAGCATAGATAAAATATGCCAGTTGGATCTCCGTTAGAATTGAAGTGGCATATACGGTATCTTTGGATAACAGCAAGGTCTTTCTTGAAGCAGAGTTCAGGTCAAATTTGAACCTTTCTGGAAATGTTATTCTTTGAGCATTTCTGGGGAGCACTTTGAGCTAAAGATACGCTGATATTGGAGGTAGGTGCAACATTTCCACCTTAAGTATTAGGTAAATTGATAGCTAACAGTGAAATTGTATACTTTCAACTTCCTTACACCTGAATAGTGCATTGACTTGTATAAGTTCCATTGGGAAATTTTATAAAAAAGTTTTGTGCTCTATAGACTATAGCTCTATGGTTCTATTGACACCACACTTTGATTTTCAATTAGTTTTTCTGTGCTAATGTTAACAGATTCTGTTCGAAAACGCATTACCAGCATCTGATCCTGGCACCCTGGAGCAATTAAAAGAGTTGAGCTCCAGAAGGAGAGCTATCGAATCCATCAATCAGAATAGCTTTGTGACAGAGGCTATTGCTAGAGAAATGTCTGGAGGATTGACTTCTCGATGTGAACAGGTAGTCATCTTATTTGATGTGCCATGAATAACCCATTAAAAATGTAGTTTCAATAAGAGCCTTTTCATCATTGTTTGTGTCCTAGACTTGGTAAAGTTTCTGGATGATATTGCTTACTCCTTGCTAACATAGTGGCTTGGTGATTGTAAAATCCTGTATCACAAATTCAACTGGACAAATGGCTAGATGTTTGTCTACTGATCAATTGGTTGCTAACCTTTCAAAAGCAACAAACAGTGTAAGAAATtttctcattttcatttttttttcaaactatgCAGAATATACAGAAGGTGGAACAATATTTGCCCCTTTTGGAAAACTTGATACACCATGTAAATCTAGTTCGTGACAACCCCAAGATGGTCCGATGGATTTCTGACCTAAACATTAGGTGGAGCAGCGCTCTCACTTCATCCTCCTTTTTCCATCTTATGGGACCAAAATTTTATCAAATGGATAATTTGCATTTTGAAGTTGCTATGATACTTTTCGTTCTCGGTGCATTGGTTCGAGATCGAGCTGTGGAAGTTCTGTCAACTGGTATGTGTAATATATCTGTCCGTTCCTTTAACcatcatccatattttcatggaaATATCTCTTATTATCTCCCTTACTTCAGATTTAGTGCAAGCTGCCTCAGTTCTCAGAAAAGCTGCTGGAGTTTACCAATATCTAGCTCAGGATGTCCTTCCCCGTTTACAGCCTGAGTTGGCACTAGAAAGGCCACCAGAAGCTGTGATCAGTGTTTCTGCTGCAATGGCCCTTGTTTGCTTAGCTGAGGCACAGGTTGGTCTTAATCGATatcttgttttcttttttctgCTCAAGCTTTTCCCACAATGATGATATCTATATTTCCTTAATTAGAATTTGAGCATCAATACGTTCTGTTTTCcattttgggtgtgtttggtacggaggttttccaattttctcatgtttggttggtccaAAAacttaggaaaacaagttccttaaataTTTTCCtagtggaagtagggaaaacaagtggCATTCTACACTAATTGTCTAATACACACCCTCCAACACACCCCAACCCCACTAGCCCCCAATAATGTTTGCCTAAATTATATACAAATTGGGACAGTATTTTCTGCTTATTTACGAAACACTGGAAAATAAGTAAAAAACCCACTTATTTtccaggaaaacatttttcaagacaacattttccttcataccaaggACACCCTTTATCTCTTCTGATCGGCTACTGATTATGTTCACTTTTTGCTTGCCTGATGTTGGACAAGTCCAAAAAGTTTAGGCTGTGACAGTGAGGAAGGCAGAGCAAAAAGGGAATACAGGAGGACTTTTGGCGAAACTGCATTATGGTATTTGCGAATTGCTTAATGAAGCTATTCATACCTTGCATTCAGCCACCATTCATTGCAAAGACATTTCATCTTGCTTAATGGTATGCCTCTGTTCATCTACTTCTTTCCTGTTTTCTTGCTCCTCTTATTCGTTCTTTATCTTTCAATGCTTTGGATAAGTAAGGACTATATACTTGCTCGACATTTTAGATTCATTAGTTCAGCTGTATCGCTGGAAACCTTTAGCTTCAAGAACGTAATTTTGCTTATTATCGGCTTCCGAAAGATTATAACCATAGTTATGAGTTTTTTAAGCTCAGTATACTCTCTTTGAAAAAGTAGAAATTGAAAAAAGGAGGCGGCTTTTTGaagtggaaaaagaaaaaagctgAAAAAGTGTTCTTCATCAATTTGTTCAGAAGTTCGTTTTCCTAGTTCATTTCCGCTACTAATTAAAAACTGTCTCAGAGACATAGATCACTAATGTGGTATTGTGGATCGGTCTCAAGTGAGACCATGCTTGGGTTGTGGAACTTCTATCTTGTATCAGAACTGAAGTAGTGGACACATATTTGACTTCTGCTCTAAACTTGGGCAGCCAATTAGTGGAAATGCCCCCCAAGTGCAGTACTTTTTAGTCCTTGAAATTCCAGGATACCGGCTTAGTAATACAGAATCAAAAGCCAAGCAATAAAATTTCGCTTTATGGAGTAAAAATAGCAGAAAAAGATATTATGCTGTACTCAATTTGCCATAATAATGTATGACAAGCAAAGCCTCGGGGCATAGTCTCGTTTAGAAGTCCAGGAGTAACATTGCATTTCAGTAGAAGCCCAAAGTTCTGGGTAATTCATAACGGCGTAGTTGATATATCATCTACAACAATTACACCTCAATGCCAAACAAGTTgaggtcggctatatgaatcttcATTAACCATGTTTCTGCATTTAAAATCATCTCAGGCCTAcattatacaaaataaaaataaaaagtattaGAGGTCATATATATTTTCTATTGGCATAAAAATCTTGTATAGGGCTAAAAAATCCCAGAAAGTATAAGACCTAAAGTAAATGTACTAACTTGTAAAACATATTCCCAACCAATTGATATCGCCTATATAGATATTCTTCTTCCATTTTGTCCTATCTTTTGCTATGTCTGCATGGATTCCAAGAAATTGTTGGTCTTTCTAGCCAACTTCCTTCCATGTGATTTTAGGTCTAGCTCGTCCCCTTGGCTTCACTTACCATGGTTTCACACCTATAAATCAGTGCTCCCGGAGGTCGTGTAGGTGACCAAACCATCTCAAACGACATTCTCTCTTAGTCCTCAACATGTGCTACTTGCACTTTTAGCGAATATGATCATTTTAGTCTTATATAATCTTATATGATCGCTCATCCATCTTAGCATCCACATTTCTGCGGCTCTGATCTTGCGGATGTGTTGGGCTTTTACGACCCAACATTCActcctataaaaaaaaaaaaaaaaacattgctgGTCTGAGTTCTATAGAACTTACCTTCGGTATTGGTTGGCATTGTTCTATCACGTAACAACCCGGTAGCACTTCTTCATTTCAACCGTCCGATTTTGATTCTCGTTGTAACATCTTCATGTATCATCAAATTTTCTTGGAACGAGTCTAGATATCTGAATCTAGTTGATATATCAAAGAAACTAAATTAGAGCAGCCTAAGGCAGGTAACTATCCAATTCTCTGCTGTTAATGTCGAAAAACCCTTATCATTGTTGGAGCACAGGATATATAACCATTAACCATTTTCAAAGCACGCAGAGCAATAGAATCTGGTCAATTTACTCGTTGCTTGCTCAAAGGTATTCTTACGGATTGGATTTTGGGATTTTGAGTAAAATGGAAATAACTTAAATGCCAAAATGTTTTGCTTTTCTAATGTAGTTAATTTATATGCATTATCACTGCAACCTCCTTGCCTTACTGCTGCAAGGCTTGAAATATCTTTGGGTGATTTTTCTTGCCTACACAGGATTATATTACAACCTGTAAGATGCTACATGAGTTACTCAGTTACAAGTATCTTGCGGAGAGTCTAAAGATTGAGGGACAAATAGGCTTTGCTATGGGAGTTCTTCGCCATGTGATACAAAATTCAGAAAAGCATACACCAAGAGAAGAGTCATGGAGACTTGTTTATAAGCagttgattgatgatttgactGAGCTGCTCCGGAAGTATGAACATGAAAACGAGTTTGTCTGGCATGAGAAAATTCCGATGAACGATGAGTTGCCTATACCTCAAGGTGTCAAGATTGTTAGTTCCATGCCTTACCAACCACAAAGGTGGGAAAGAACAATTGTTTTCAAAATCTGAAGTTTTTGGTTGAAAGCAGGACTACAGGGTCTATTTGAGTGTTTTGAAAAGGTGAAATATTATCTTGTAGCAGTTTTCTTGAGTGTAAATTCCCAACTTTTTGTGCTGCATGGACCTACAGTCTGAACTAAACGTGCCTCTATGGAGATTACACACAACTTCTCATTCCTTAAATATAAGTAGAGTTGGAAATGTATCTGAAGAATCAGTGTTACTGAAGATCTACTCTTCAAAAGACGGATGAATTTACcgttttactttcaaaaatagtTTATATTAAacttttattatatatttttttggttaaaatttCACTTGTCCTTAGTCTAATGCTCAGATATACCCCTTGCCCTAATGTCGCCAATGTACGAGCAAAGTATAGGGGGTGATTTGGCCCTTTTCTCGAAGCACATGGATACATTTTTTCCTTTAGGTATAATTGTTTcgtacttttcttttcttttatcacATAGTTTTTCACGTATAAACCTTGAGATGACTTACTTTACCTCCCTTCTAAAGTACTTAAACCTCAACTTTAGATTAGAAAATTCAAATTAAATGTTGATCCAACTTTTTTGAAATACATACTAAAAATAAACTTATATTTATCACATAATAATTTCCACGGATTTGACATTTGCACTTACCTAATGCTTCAGCTGCTTTATGAAGTTCATTAGCAGTGAAGACATTACGTAATAATTTGTGAGAACCTGAAAATGGTCGAAAGCTGAATAGTTGATAGaattatatatttcattttgAAAAAAGCATCTCAAATTTGAATATTCTAGTTTGTAGTAAAATATTGCTATTTCGCAAGTGCGAGTCCACAAATTAGAGACAATTTATATaaagttggtttttttttttcagtgtATAAAATTGGTTAAATATATAATTGGTGAGACAAATGAAAGAAGCAATTAGTCATCCCAATGGATTGTTATTGAAATGGTTTCAATCGTGCTATAGGAATACTTCTTTTGTCAATTTTTCTAGGTGGTTCGACGATAGTATATTACTTTGATAAATTAAAAGGTTTCTCTTATAATATTTCATTTATTAGTTCTAGCATATACTTCAATAAAATTAgattaatattttatttgaattttCTTAATCAGAGTTGAaccttaactactttaaaaggcCGTTAAAATAAGTCATTTAAAAAATTATATGTTAAAAAAATATGGTGAAAGAAAAAACTATACCCAACATAGAAAATTTATCTTTGAACTTCGAAAAATCGACCAAATTAATTTACCCTTATATTTTGCCTGTACATTTGGCTCCGTTAAGACGAGAGGTATATTTTGAACAAAAGATTATTAGCGAGGATacagttttttgaaaaataaaatggagattaaatataaattatttttaaaattagaaGGGTAAATTTGACCTTTTTCCATAAATGAAATCCAATTCCTTTATTTAAGACTCAATATCCTGACAGGGTTATGGTTTGCTAATCCAATATCTTTTCGGATTCAAGTATGAGTTATGTTTTTAGTATTCTTTATAAAGCAAACCACCCTCTTCTATACCACCAATCATGGACGGCTCACCTAAATTGGTGGCCTAAAGTGAAATGTTAATGAGAGGCTTTAaacatttttaaaaaaagtgttttatatatatatatatatatatatatatatatatatatatatatatatatatatatatatatatatatatattaaaatttaTTCTTTAGTTTTTTAGATACAAATTTATTGATTAAATTCTTATATTCAAATTTCTTCAAATGACTTTTGCAACCATTTATAAGGCAATGCATTAACTTTTTTTGAGATATTAGGTGAAGTTTTCTTGAGAACTATGTTAGTCTTCTCACTAACCTCTTCTTTGTTTTGGATTTCATTAGCATCTAGCTTAGCCAGATTGAGACTTAATCTTTTAAAGAATTAATGTTTATCCAAAAAAATtggtttaatttttattttattttttgctaaAATTTATCTCAAAAGCACCTTCTTGAGTTTTCTAATcaaagtttcaatttttttgagcttTGAGTAACAAAATTCATATTTTCTAATAGATATATTTAGCAAAAAGTAATATATACCTACTCAAAAATAACAATAACTATGCCTCAATTTCAAACAAGTTGGGTTGAGTATATGAATCCTCATTGACCA from Lycium barbarum isolate Lr01 chromosome 10, ASM1917538v2, whole genome shotgun sequence includes:
- the LOC132613730 gene encoding vacuolar-sorting protein BRO1 isoform X1, translated to MMITFQDLLKQKSPQILFENALPASDPGTLEQLKELSSRRRAIESINQNSFVTEAIAREMSGGLTSRCEQNIQKVEQYLPLLENLIHHVNLVRDNPKMVRWISDLNIRWSSALTSSSFFHLMGPKFYQMDNLHFEVAMILFVLGALVRDRAVEVLSTDLVQAASVLRKAAGVYQYLAQDVLPRLQPELALERPPEAVISVSAAMALVCLAEAQAVTVRKAEQKGNTGGLLAKLHYGICELLNEAIHTLHSATIHCKDISSCLMDYITTCKMLHELLSYKYLAESLKIEGQIGFAMGVLRHVIQNSEKHTPREESWRLVYKQLIDDLTELLRKYEHENEFVWHEKIPMNDELPIPQGVKIVSSMPYQPQRWERTIVFKI
- the LOC132613730 gene encoding vacuolar-sorting protein BRO1 isoform X2 — protein: MSGGLTSRCEQNIQKVEQYLPLLENLIHHVNLVRDNPKMVRWISDLNIRWSSALTSSSFFHLMGPKFYQMDNLHFEVAMILFVLGALVRDRAVEVLSTDLVQAASVLRKAAGVYQYLAQDVLPRLQPELALERPPEAVISVSAAMALVCLAEAQAVTVRKAEQKGNTGGLLAKLHYGICELLNEAIHTLHSATIHCKDISSCLMDYITTCKMLHELLSYKYLAESLKIEGQIGFAMGVLRHVIQNSEKHTPREESWRLVYKQLIDDLTELLRKYEHENEFVWHEKIPMNDELPIPQGVKIVSSMPYQPQRWERTIVFKI